A DNA window from Streptomyces bacillaris contains the following coding sequences:
- the bla gene encoding class A beta-lactamase, whose protein sequence is MAGAALLPLTGCSTGGPDTPSGAANGPDGGSPGPTPSASTTPRKTLPRTDRAFAELERKFDARLGVYAVDTGDGRAVTHRPDERFAYASTCKALLSGAVLARKSLPQMERLVRYGQEEIISHSPITEKHVATGMTLRELCDATIRYSDNAAANLLFRELGGPRGLQDALRGIGDDVTRCDRYEIALSDATPGDLRDTSTPRALATDLRAYALGPALPAEKRALLTDWLKRNTTGDHTIRAGTPRGWVVGDKTGTGGYGTRNDIAIVWPPGAAPIAIAVLSRRDVKDAESDDALIAGAAKVALEAFA, encoded by the coding sequence GCGGACCGGACACCCCGTCCGGTGCGGCGAACGGCCCGGACGGCGGGAGCCCCGGCCCGACCCCGTCGGCCTCGACCACGCCCCGCAAGACCCTGCCCCGCACGGACCGCGCCTTCGCCGAGCTGGAGCGGAAGTTCGACGCCCGGCTCGGCGTGTACGCGGTCGACACCGGCGACGGACGGGCCGTCACCCACCGCCCCGACGAACGGTTCGCCTACGCTTCCACCTGCAAGGCCCTGCTCTCCGGTGCCGTCCTGGCCAGGAAGAGCCTTCCGCAGATGGAACGCCTCGTGCGCTACGGCCAGGAGGAGATCATCAGCCACTCGCCGATCACCGAGAAGCACGTCGCCACCGGCATGACCCTCCGCGAACTCTGCGACGCCACCATCCGCTACAGCGACAACGCCGCCGCCAACCTCCTCTTCCGCGAACTGGGCGGCCCCCGGGGCCTCCAGGACGCCCTGCGCGGAATCGGGGACGACGTCACCCGCTGCGACCGCTACGAGATCGCCCTCAGCGACGCCACGCCCGGCGACCTCCGTGACACCAGCACGCCCCGCGCCCTGGCGACGGACCTGCGCGCGTACGCTCTCGGCCCCGCCCTCCCGGCGGAGAAGCGGGCCCTCCTCACCGACTGGCTGAAGCGCAACACCACCGGGGACCACACCATCCGCGCGGGCACGCCCCGTGGCTGGGTGGTCGGTGACAAGACCGGCACCGGGGGCTACGGGACCCGTAACGACATCGCCATCGTCTGGCCCCCGGGCGCCGCCCCGATCGCGATCGCCGTCCTCTCCCGCCGCGACGTCAAGGACGCCGAATCCGACGACGCCCTGATCGCCGGGGCGGCCAAGGTCGCGCTGGAAGCGTTCGCCTGA